The following coding sequences are from one Shewanella eurypsychrophilus window:
- the nadK gene encoding NAD(+) kinase: MPKTFQTIGLIGKPNHHGTNLTLKRLHHWLSMQGFDILVEERVAHEIGPHSKSVDLLELGEKCDLAIVVGGDGNMLGAARVLARFDIGVIGVNRGNLGFLTDLPPDSFETALAEVLEGSFETEFRFLLEAEVHRHGSMKSSNTAVNEAVLHPGKVAHMIEFEVYIDDVFMYSQRADGMIVSTPTGSTAYSLSAGGAILTPNLEALILVPMFPHTLSCRPIVVDACSKIKLVVSPENGDNLEVSCDGHVVLPVLPGDEILIKRSHERLRLIHPKGHNYFHVLRNKLGWGSKLF; this comes from the coding sequence ATGCCTAAAACATTCCAAACTATCGGCCTGATTGGGAAACCTAATCATCACGGCACTAACTTAACCTTAAAGCGCTTACATCACTGGTTGTCGATGCAAGGCTTCGATATCTTAGTAGAAGAAAGAGTAGCCCACGAAATCGGTCCACACAGCAAATCGGTGGATCTACTCGAATTGGGTGAAAAGTGCGACTTGGCTATCGTCGTTGGTGGCGACGGTAATATGCTTGGCGCTGCACGGGTGCTTGCCAGATTCGATATCGGCGTGATTGGTGTCAACCGCGGCAACCTAGGCTTCTTAACCGACCTACCTCCAGATTCTTTTGAAACAGCCTTAGCCGAAGTGCTTGAAGGCAGCTTCGAAACAGAGTTTCGCTTCCTACTCGAAGCCGAAGTGCATCGTCATGGAAGTATGAAGTCCAGTAACACTGCGGTTAATGAAGCCGTTTTACACCCGGGTAAAGTGGCCCACATGATTGAGTTTGAGGTCTACATCGATGATGTCTTCATGTACAGTCAACGCGCTGATGGCATGATAGTCTCAACGCCGACAGGTTCAACGGCTTATTCGTTATCAGCCGGTGGTGCGATTCTTACACCAAACCTTGAAGCATTGATTTTGGTGCCCATGTTCCCTCACACCCTTTCTTGCAGACCCATAGTCGTCGATGCCTGTAGTAAGATAAAACTGGTGGTATCCCCTGAAAATGGTGACAACTTGGAAGTCAGCTGTGATGGCCATGTTGTTTTGCCTGTTCTACCTGGTGATGAGATTTTAATCAAGCGCAGCCATGAGAGACTTAGGCTTATTCATCCCAAGGGGCACAACTACTTTCATGTATTAAGGAACAAGCTCGGCTGGGGAAGCAAACTTTTCTAG
- a CDS encoding energy transducer TonB codes for MMTPSASFSNAKRYGFALLVATSSFQPFAAESTAIPNVEANSVPHSSSHALASFSDSYKAYQQAVADGNDADILRYSAQAYELGKLKFGDRDIDSANLGLNYASALIQEDKSLAKERARERQAQAHQLYIDALAVYELEYGEESVESIDPLLGAAQTHSDIKKAKSQFHLAVEIAEDSERPMLLASVQMSAFNGLKNTRYYDRETRNYALDAFEIYQEKLPQDALVRVESTYIAGLIWFAEKNESKAIPLFEEVITQFSKLDYSHPYELASHARLVQLYETEGQSDKSTQHCLAIGSMEPWKETQEQTPLYRLAPKYPMSAARKGKEGWVQLAFIVDEYGFVTEPRVLDSKGGSGFEKSSLKSLKNWRYAPKFIDGKAVAAESEVQMDFTLSKTRN; via the coding sequence ATGATGACACCCTCAGCCTCCTTTTCTAATGCCAAACGTTATGGTTTTGCTTTGTTAGTCGCGACGTCGAGCTTTCAGCCTTTTGCCGCTGAATCTACGGCAATACCTAACGTTGAAGCAAACTCAGTACCTCACTCCTCTTCTCATGCCTTAGCAAGCTTCAGTGATAGCTATAAGGCATATCAACAAGCCGTTGCTGATGGTAATGATGCCGATATACTCAGGTATTCCGCTCAAGCTTATGAGCTGGGTAAGCTGAAGTTTGGCGATAGAGATATTGATTCAGCAAATCTAGGCTTAAATTATGCCTCAGCGCTAATACAAGAAGATAAGTCGTTAGCTAAAGAGCGTGCTCGAGAGCGTCAAGCTCAAGCCCATCAACTTTATATAGATGCTTTAGCGGTTTATGAGCTTGAATATGGCGAGGAGTCCGTTGAGAGTATCGATCCTCTGCTTGGCGCGGCACAAACCCATTCAGATATTAAGAAAGCCAAATCACAATTTCATCTAGCGGTAGAGATTGCCGAAGATAGCGAGCGGCCTATGTTGCTAGCGAGTGTGCAGATGAGCGCCTTTAACGGGCTAAAGAATACCCGTTATTATGACCGTGAAACGCGTAATTATGCGCTTGATGCATTTGAAATATATCAAGAAAAACTGCCTCAAGATGCTTTAGTTCGGGTGGAGTCGACTTATATCGCTGGCTTGATTTGGTTTGCTGAAAAAAATGAAAGTAAGGCGATCCCACTGTTTGAGGAGGTGATCACACAGTTTTCGAAACTTGATTACAGTCATCCCTACGAATTAGCCTCTCATGCAAGGCTGGTGCAGTTATATGAAACTGAAGGTCAGAGTGATAAGTCTACTCAGCATTGTCTTGCTATAGGCAGTATGGAACCGTGGAAAGAGACACAAGAGCAGACGCCTTTATATCGTTTGGCACCCAAATACCCCATGTCTGCTGCAAGGAAGGGCAAGGAAGGGTGGGTGCAATTAGCGTTTATTGTTGATGAATATGGTTTTGTTACGGAACCGAGGGTCCTTGATTCAAAAGGCGGCTCTGGTTTTGAAAAGTCATCATTAAAAAGTTTGAAAAATTGGCGTTACGCCCCTAAATTTATCGATGGGAAAGCAGTCGCTGCAGAAAGCGAAGTGCAAATGGACTTTACCCTAAGTAAAACTAGAAACTAG
- the ispA gene encoding (2E,6E)-farnesyl diphosphate synthase, giving the protein MLADTITRYQQRVDNQLAQIIDAQSITDPTLITAMKHGALIGGKRIRPFLVYAIGDMLNIPLEKLDSCAAAIECIHAYSLIHDDLPAMDDDALRRGQPTVHIAFDEATAILAGDALQALAFEIICQPIEGIAPSQNLAMVSALAKASGYSGMCGGQAMDLNATNKQIGLATLTQLHKLKTGALIRCAVQLPMIAAQISNEQQALLMEFADAIGLAFQVQDDVLDITSSTEELGKPQGSDCDSNKSTYPQLLGLSGAQQTAKRLIDDALSALTKLPYNSQLIAEFARYIIERRV; this is encoded by the coding sequence GTGTTAGCCGATACCATCACTCGATACCAGCAGCGTGTCGATAACCAATTAGCACAGATAATTGATGCTCAAAGCATTACCGATCCAACACTCATCACAGCAATGAAGCATGGAGCCTTAATTGGCGGTAAACGCATTCGACCTTTTCTGGTTTATGCTATAGGCGATATGCTCAATATCCCCTTAGAAAAGCTCGATTCCTGTGCCGCGGCAATAGAGTGTATTCATGCTTACTCGCTCATTCATGACGACTTGCCAGCCATGGATGATGATGCACTTCGTCGTGGGCAACCGACTGTTCATATCGCCTTCGATGAAGCTACCGCAATTCTCGCCGGTGACGCACTACAGGCCTTGGCTTTTGAAATTATTTGCCAGCCTATCGAAGGTATCGCACCAAGCCAAAATTTAGCCATGGTAAGCGCACTAGCTAAAGCCTCTGGTTATTCCGGCATGTGCGGTGGCCAAGCCATGGATCTTAATGCCACCAATAAACAGATTGGTCTAGCGACGTTGACACAATTGCACAAGCTTAAAACGGGCGCATTAATCCGTTGTGCAGTTCAATTACCTATGATTGCCGCCCAAATATCAAATGAACAACAGGCGTTGTTGATGGAATTTGCTGACGCCATAGGCTTGGCCTTTCAAGTACAAGACGATGTACTGGATATTACCTCCAGTACTGAAGAGCTTGGAAAACCTCAAGGTTCTGATTGCGATTCTAACAAGAGCACCTACCCGCAACTACTCGGTTTATCTGGCGCGCAACAAACAGCCAAGAGATTGATCGACGATGCTCTATCAGCGCTGACCAAATTACCATACAATAGTCAGTTAATTGCCGAATTCGCCCGTTATATCATAGAGCGAAGAGTTTAA
- the pomA gene encoding flagellar motor protein PomA produces MDLATLIGLIGAFGFILGAMASSGGIGIFIDTASILIVICGSFFVVMMKYNLKQFLGSVKIAAKAFMFKIDKPEELIEQSVTMADAARKGGFLALEEAEITNSFMQKAVDMLVDGHDGDVVRDALEKDIALTEERHKMGISIFTAIGDVAPAMGMIGTLVGLVGMLSNMDDPKSIGPAMAIALLTTLYGAMIANMVAIPIAGKLGLRMGEEMMNRSLIMDAVLAIQDGQNPRVIEGFLKNYLSEKQRQIDTTDGE; encoded by the coding sequence GTGGATTTAGCTACCCTGATAGGGCTTATCGGTGCATTTGGATTTATCCTTGGGGCTATGGCCAGTAGTGGTGGTATTGGCATTTTTATCGATACTGCTTCAATTTTGATTGTGATATGTGGTTCATTTTTTGTCGTGATGATGAAATATAACCTTAAGCAGTTTTTGGGGTCAGTGAAAATAGCTGCCAAAGCGTTTATGTTTAAAATCGATAAGCCCGAGGAGTTAATTGAGCAGTCAGTCACTATGGCCGACGCCGCTCGTAAAGGCGGATTTTTGGCATTGGAAGAAGCTGAAATTACTAATAGCTTTATGCAGAAGGCTGTCGATATGTTGGTTGACGGTCACGACGGCGATGTGGTGAGAGATGCGCTAGAGAAAGATATAGCACTCACTGAGGAGCGTCATAAGATGGGTATTAGTATTTTTACGGCCATCGGTGATGTTGCCCCCGCTATGGGAATGATTGGCACCTTGGTAGGGCTAGTGGGGATGTTGTCGAATATGGACGATCCTAAGTCAATTGGTCCTGCGATGGCAATTGCGCTGCTAACTACCCTCTATGGTGCGATGATAGCGAACATGGTTGCGATACCTATTGCTGGGAAACTGGGATTGCGCATGGGTGAGGAAATGATGAACCGTAGCCTGATCATGGATGCCGTTCTTGCTATTCAGGATGGACAAAACCCCAGAGTCATTGAAGGTTTCTTAAAGAATTACCTTTCTGAAAAGCAACGTCAGATAGATACGACGGACGGGGAGTGA
- the grpE gene encoding nucleotide exchange factor GrpE, which translates to MSNESSKAEHEQVDAAVEGEILTSTEGKANADEAGLMDELTQANFRIEELEQALAQSQAKVEEQKDSVTRAAASEANIRRRAAQDVEKAHKFALEKFANELLPVIDNMERALHGTDAENEATKAIYEGVELTLKSFVTSVEKFGLKVVDPQGEAFNPEHHQAIGMQPSPEFPANTVMMVMQKGYILNDRLLRPAMVMVSQGGGSVDTKA; encoded by the coding sequence ATGAGCAACGAGTCAAGTAAAGCAGAACACGAACAAGTAGATGCAGCAGTTGAGGGGGAGATCCTTACCAGTACTGAAGGTAAGGCTAATGCAGATGAAGCTGGTCTAATGGATGAGCTTACTCAGGCAAACTTCCGCATTGAAGAGTTAGAGCAGGCATTAGCACAATCCCAGGCTAAAGTAGAAGAGCAAAAAGACTCTGTCACTCGTGCTGCTGCGTCAGAAGCGAACATTCGTCGCCGCGCCGCACAAGATGTAGAGAAGGCACATAAATTTGCGCTTGAAAAGTTTGCTAATGAACTATTGCCAGTGATCGATAATATGGAGCGAGCGCTTCATGGCACCGATGCTGAAAATGAAGCAACTAAAGCTATCTATGAAGGTGTTGAATTGACGCTTAAGAGTTTTGTCACCTCAGTGGAGAAGTTTGGTTTGAAGGTTGTTGACCCACAAGGTGAAGCATTCAATCCAGAGCATCACCAGGCTATTGGCATGCAGCCTAGCCCTGAGTTTCCGGCGAATACGGTAATGATGGTTATGCAAAAAGGCTACATCTTGAATGACCGCTTATTGCGCCCTGCAATGGTAATGGTTTCTCAAGGTGGCGGTTCGGTAGATACTAAAGCTTAA
- a CDS encoding flagellar motor protein MotB produces the protein MAKKQKCECPPAGAPLWLATFADLMSLLMCFFVLLLSFSEMDVMKFKQIAGSMKYAFGVQNKVEVKDIPKGTSVIALEFRPGRPEPTPIEIINQQTNEMTEQTIEYQAGDDDSAGGVQQQQGEQRGGEASSTAQQQDDAKSESTSESEAVAKAKEESEAQAAAQENINDQVKKMAQELNKEIIDGAIEIESLGQQIIIRIREKGAFSSGSGFLQPRFKPVIRRVGELLKDVPGIVTVSGHTDDMNINNELYSSNWDLSSKRAVAVAHELIRVRGFDQQRMKVVGMASSAPLVDNDSAGNRTRNRRVEIAIEQGKAKISDEILVGQ, from the coding sequence ATGGCAAAGAAGCAAAAGTGTGAATGTCCGCCAGCAGGCGCACCCTTGTGGTTGGCAACCTTTGCCGATTTGATGTCACTACTCATGTGTTTCTTCGTGCTATTGCTTTCATTCTCTGAAATGGATGTAATGAAATTTAAACAGATCGCTGGCTCGATGAAATATGCTTTCGGTGTGCAAAATAAGGTTGAAGTGAAAGACATTCCTAAGGGAACATCTGTGATTGCCTTAGAATTTAGACCTGGGCGTCCTGAACCCACTCCTATCGAAATCATTAACCAGCAAACTAATGAGATGACGGAACAAACCATCGAGTATCAGGCCGGTGATGATGATAGTGCCGGTGGGGTTCAACAGCAGCAGGGTGAACAGCGTGGTGGTGAGGCTTCCTCTACCGCGCAGCAGCAAGATGATGCTAAATCTGAGTCAACATCAGAATCAGAGGCTGTAGCAAAAGCTAAGGAAGAATCTGAGGCTCAGGCCGCCGCACAAGAGAATATTAACGATCAAGTTAAGAAAATGGCTCAAGAGCTCAATAAAGAGATCATCGATGGTGCGATTGAGATTGAGTCCCTTGGGCAGCAGATTATCATCCGTATACGTGAAAAAGGTGCATTTTCTTCAGGTTCAGGTTTCTTACAACCAAGGTTTAAGCCAGTGATCCGCCGTGTCGGAGAGTTGCTTAAAGATGTACCTGGAATAGTGACGGTTTCGGGCCATACCGATGATATGAATATTAATAACGAGCTCTATAGCTCTAACTGGGACTTGTCGAGTAAACGCGCCGTTGCCGTGGCTCATGAACTAATCCGTGTTAGAGGGTTTGATCAGCAAAGAATGAAAGTGGTGGGAATGGCAAGCTCGGCTCCATTGGTTGATAACGATTCTGCTGGCAATCGAACCAGAAACCGCCGTGTTGAAATAGCGATTGAGCAAGGCAAAGCAAAAATATCTGATGAGATCCTCGTCGGGCAATAA
- the xseB gene encoding exodeoxyribonuclease VII small subunit, producing MAKKPENLTFEESLSELERIVSDLEQGDVSLDDALKQFERGIKLVRNSQGKLEQAQQKVAILMQEDENASLTSFAPEEK from the coding sequence GTGGCTAAAAAACCTGAAAACCTCACTTTTGAAGAATCGCTAAGTGAACTTGAACGCATTGTTTCTGATCTTGAACAAGGTGATGTCTCACTTGATGATGCCCTTAAACAATTTGAAAGAGGCATAAAACTCGTTCGTAATAGCCAAGGCAAGCTGGAACAAGCCCAGCAGAAGGTGGCTATACTGATGCAAGAGGATGAAAACGCCTCGCTGACCAGCTTCGCCCCCGAGGAAAAATAA
- the dxs gene encoding 1-deoxy-D-xylulose-5-phosphate synthase, whose protein sequence is MSLDISQYPVLAQANTPDELRQLPQALLPKLADELRNFLLKSVGKSSGHFASGLGTVELTVAIHYVYNTPFDRLIWDVGHQAYPHKILTGRRDKMHTIRQKGGIHPFPWREESEYDTFSVGHSGTSVSAALAMAVAAEKEQAGRKVVSVIGDGAMTGGMVFEAMNHAGDLHNDMLVILNDNEMSISENVGALNNHLAQLMSGRFYTTIREGSKKVLEGMPVIKEMAKRTEEHLKGMVVPGTMFEELGFNYIGPIDGHDVDALVETMRNMRNLSGPQILHIMTKKGRGYEPAEKDPIGWHAVPKFDPSTFEKPATKPSNPTFSQVFGKWLCDISAKDDKVLGITPAMREGSGMVEFSQRFPKQYFDTAIAEQHAVTLAAGFACEGLKPVVAIYSTFLQRGYDQLIHDVALQKLPVLFAIDRGGIVGADGPTHQGAFDLSFMRTVPNMIIMAPSDENECRQMLYTGYCYRDGPTAVRYPRGSATGEPQIEEMTALPIGKGLIKRQGKKIAILNFGTLLASAMTAAESLDATVADMRFVKPLDINLIEQLAAEHELIVTIEENAIMGGAGSGVLEELQRLKRPMPVLQIGLPDEFIKHGDSKEILAELKLDSAGILEQIEAYLK, encoded by the coding sequence ATGAGTTTGGATATTTCTCAATACCCTGTGCTTGCACAGGCCAATACCCCAGATGAGCTAAGACAGCTTCCTCAAGCCTTGTTACCAAAATTGGCAGACGAGCTAAGAAACTTCTTGCTTAAATCAGTGGGTAAATCTAGTGGTCACTTCGCTTCCGGACTCGGTACGGTAGAGCTTACTGTGGCCATTCATTATGTCTACAACACACCATTTGATCGTCTTATCTGGGATGTGGGTCATCAGGCCTATCCCCATAAGATATTGACTGGCCGACGTGACAAGATGCATACCATACGCCAAAAAGGCGGAATTCATCCCTTCCCTTGGCGTGAAGAAAGCGAATACGACACGTTCAGTGTAGGACACTCGGGAACTTCGGTCAGCGCGGCCTTAGCGATGGCTGTCGCTGCAGAGAAAGAGCAAGCAGGACGCAAAGTCGTCTCTGTGATTGGTGATGGTGCCATGACTGGTGGAATGGTTTTTGAAGCCATGAATCACGCCGGTGATCTTCATAATGATATGTTAGTTATCCTCAATGACAATGAGATGTCTATCTCTGAAAATGTTGGTGCACTGAATAACCACTTAGCTCAGCTCATGTCTGGTCGCTTCTATACAACGATCAGAGAAGGCAGTAAAAAAGTGCTAGAAGGTATGCCCGTCATTAAAGAGATGGCTAAGCGTACCGAAGAGCACTTAAAAGGCATGGTCGTCCCTGGCACCATGTTTGAAGAGCTTGGCTTTAATTATATCGGCCCAATTGATGGCCATGATGTCGATGCTTTGGTCGAAACGATGCGTAACATGCGCAATCTTTCTGGACCACAAATTTTGCATATCATGACTAAGAAAGGCCGTGGTTATGAACCCGCAGAGAAAGATCCGATTGGCTGGCATGCCGTGCCAAAATTTGACCCATCGACTTTCGAAAAGCCAGCGACTAAGCCTAGTAATCCAACCTTCTCTCAGGTTTTTGGTAAGTGGCTTTGTGATATATCAGCAAAGGATGACAAGGTCTTAGGGATCACACCAGCGATGCGTGAAGGCTCTGGCATGGTTGAGTTCTCTCAACGTTTTCCTAAGCAATATTTTGATACTGCGATTGCCGAACAGCACGCAGTAACTTTAGCCGCTGGATTTGCTTGTGAAGGGTTAAAGCCCGTTGTTGCTATTTACTCGACCTTCCTTCAACGGGGTTACGATCAACTGATCCACGATGTAGCACTGCAGAAACTGCCTGTGCTATTTGCTATCGACCGTGGTGGTATCGTGGGCGCCGATGGCCCGACGCATCAAGGTGCCTTCGATTTAAGCTTTATGCGCACAGTGCCTAATATGATTATCATGGCACCTTCGGATGAAAACGAATGTCGCCAGATGCTCTACACCGGCTACTGCTACCGTGATGGTCCGACCGCGGTGCGTTACCCCCGTGGAAGCGCAACCGGCGAGCCTCAGATAGAAGAGATGACCGCTTTACCAATAGGTAAAGGCTTAATCAAGCGTCAAGGTAAGAAGATAGCCATACTCAACTTCGGCACCTTATTGGCGAGTGCGATGACAGCAGCTGAATCTCTCGATGCAACCGTTGCCGATATGCGTTTCGTCAAGCCTTTGGATATCAATCTCATTGAGCAACTTGCAGCTGAGCACGAACTCATTGTCACTATTGAAGAAAATGCCATCATGGGTGGTGCAGGCTCTGGTGTATTGGAAGAGCTGCAAAGGCTTAAACGTCCTATGCCAGTGTTACAAATAGGTCTACCCGATGAATTTATCAAACATGGTGATTCAAAAGAGATCTTAGCCGAGCTTAAACTTGATAGTGCAGGTATTCTTGAACAGATAGAAGCGTATCTAAAATAA
- the thiI gene encoding tRNA uracil 4-sulfurtransferase ThiI — protein MKFIVKLFPEIMMKSKPVRMRFTKMLETNIRNVLKKVDESAKVKRDWDKIMVMVPSDRPDLVEAFGERLACIPGIAHILQVNESTFESVDDIYQQTLVQYKDQLAGKTFCVRVKRSGQHEFKSIEVERYVGGGLNQFTEAKGVKLKNPDLTINLEIDRENLYLVVNRIPGLGGFPMATQEDVLSLISGGFDSGVSSYQFIKRGSRTHYCFFNLGGDQHEIGVKQVAYHLWQKYGESHKVKFISVPFDPVVTEILERIDNGQMGVILKRMMMRAAAKIARKMGIQALVTGEAMGQVSSQTLTNLNVIDRCTDQLILRPLIAMDKQDIINISRKIGTEDFAKSIPEYCGVISQKPTVKAVLSKVESEEEKFSEGLIDSIVEAAVVIDIREIAKSVDKQIASTETVNVIDHNEVIIDVRSPEEEERDPLVVEGVEVKAIPFFRLATQFTELAKDKTYLLYCDRGVMSKLQALYLQEQGYENVKVYRP, from the coding sequence ATGAAATTTATCGTAAAACTGTTCCCTGAAATCATGATGAAAAGTAAACCGGTAAGAATGCGTTTTACCAAAATGCTTGAAACCAATATTCGCAACGTACTTAAGAAAGTCGATGAAAGTGCTAAGGTTAAGCGAGATTGGGATAAGATCATGGTGATGGTGCCAAGCGATAGACCCGATCTGGTTGAAGCCTTTGGTGAGCGGTTAGCGTGTATACCTGGGATCGCCCACATATTGCAAGTTAACGAAAGCACCTTTGAATCAGTTGACGATATTTATCAGCAGACGTTAGTACAATATAAAGATCAACTTGCTGGAAAGACCTTCTGTGTGCGTGTTAAAAGATCGGGACAGCATGAATTTAAGTCCATTGAAGTTGAGCGTTATGTTGGTGGTGGATTAAATCAATTTACTGAGGCTAAAGGCGTAAAGCTTAAAAATCCAGATCTGACCATTAACTTAGAGATAGATAGAGAAAACCTGTATCTCGTGGTTAACCGTATTCCAGGACTAGGTGGCTTCCCTATGGCGACTCAGGAAGATGTACTTTCACTTATCTCTGGTGGTTTTGACTCTGGTGTCTCTAGCTATCAGTTTATCAAGCGTGGTTCGCGTACTCATTACTGTTTCTTTAACCTAGGTGGCGATCAACATGAGATAGGCGTTAAGCAGGTTGCTTATCATCTATGGCAGAAATATGGTGAGTCGCACAAGGTGAAGTTTATCTCAGTGCCGTTCGATCCTGTGGTAACCGAAATTTTGGAAAGAATTGATAACGGCCAAATGGGCGTTATTCTCAAGCGTATGATGATGAGAGCCGCAGCAAAAATTGCTAGAAAAATGGGTATTCAAGCGCTCGTGACTGGTGAGGCGATGGGACAGGTGTCTAGCCAGACGTTGACTAACCTTAATGTCATTGACCGCTGTACTGATCAACTTATACTTCGTCCATTAATTGCTATGGATAAACAAGATATCATTAATATCAGTCGCAAGATTGGCACGGAAGATTTTGCCAAGTCGATTCCTGAATATTGTGGCGTTATTTCGCAAAAGCCAACGGTAAAAGCGGTACTCTCTAAAGTCGAGTCTGAAGAGGAGAAGTTTTCTGAAGGGCTGATTGACAGTATTGTAGAAGCCGCTGTAGTGATCGATATTCGTGAAATAGCCAAGAGTGTAGATAAACAAATAGCATCGACTGAAACTGTCAATGTTATCGATCATAATGAAGTCATTATTGATGTGAGATCGCCTGAGGAAGAGGAGCGTGATCCGCTCGTTGTTGAGGGCGTTGAAGTTAAAGCCATTCCTTTCTTTAGATTGGCGACTCAATTTACCGAACTTGCCAAAGACAAGACTTACCTCCTCTATTGTGACCGTGGTGTGATGAGTAAGCTTCAAGCACTTTACCTGCAAGAGCAGGGCTATGAAAACGTGAAGGTCTACCGTCCTTAA
- a CDS encoding transcriptional regulator GcvA translates to MSRRLPPLNAVKAFEAAARHLSFTRAAEELFVTQAAVSHQIKALEEFLSLKLFRRKNRSLLLTEEGQGYFLDIKDIFVQLADSTDRLLARSAIGSLTVSMSPSFAIQWLVPRLAKFSEKNPDIDVRIKAVDDDNEALADDVDVAIFYGQGNWSGLRADKLKNEALIPVCSPLLLNGPKPLEKPSDLRHHTLLHDTNRYDWQAWFRQCGINDINVNQGPIFSHSSLVLQAAAHGQGVALGYSVLARPDIKAGRLVCPFPEVLMSKNAYFLVCQQNHAEIGKIAAFREWMLDMFEEESRSELLPG, encoded by the coding sequence ATGTCAAGACGCTTACCTCCACTTAATGCGGTGAAAGCTTTTGAGGCCGCAGCAAGGCATCTGAGTTTTACTCGTGCAGCTGAAGAATTGTTTGTAACCCAAGCCGCTGTGAGCCATCAGATTAAAGCTCTCGAAGAGTTTTTAAGCCTAAAGTTATTTCGTCGAAAGAACCGTTCTTTATTATTGACTGAAGAAGGTCAGGGTTACTTTTTAGATATAAAAGACATTTTTGTTCAACTCGCAGACTCTACGGATAGATTGTTAGCCAGAAGTGCGATTGGTTCACTCACAGTCAGCATGTCACCGAGTTTTGCTATTCAATGGTTAGTGCCTAGGTTAGCCAAGTTTAGCGAAAAAAATCCGGACATTGATGTTCGAATTAAAGCGGTTGATGACGATAATGAAGCACTGGCTGATGATGTTGATGTGGCTATTTTTTATGGCCAAGGAAACTGGTCAGGGTTGCGTGCGGATAAACTCAAAAATGAAGCGTTAATCCCGGTTTGTTCTCCACTGCTATTAAATGGTCCTAAGCCATTAGAGAAGCCGAGCGATCTTCGGCACCATACTTTATTGCATGATACCAATCGTTATGATTGGCAAGCTTGGTTTAGACAATGCGGGATTAATGATATTAATGTGAACCAAGGCCCAATTTTCAGCCATTCTTCGCTAGTATTGCAAGCTGCTGCTCACGGTCAAGGTGTAGCGTTAGGTTATAGCGTGTTGGCTCGCCCCGATATAAAGGCGGGGCGCTTGGTTTGTCCATTTCCGGAAGTATTAATGAGTAAGAATGCTTATTTCTTGGTCTGTCAGCAAAATCATGCTGAGATTGGTAAGATTGCGGCGTTT